From Oncorhynchus clarkii lewisi isolate Uvic-CL-2024 chromosome 26, UVic_Ocla_1.0, whole genome shotgun sequence, the proteins below share one genomic window:
- the LOC139384422 gene encoding LOW QUALITY PROTEIN: endophilin-A3a (The sequence of the model RefSeq protein was modified relative to this genomic sequence to represent the inferred CDS: substituted 1 base at 1 genomic stop codon), translating to MSVAGLKKQFHKASQLLSEKISGAEGTKLDEDFMEMERKIDVTNKSVLDLLTKTTEYLQPNPASRAKLGMLNTVSKMRGQVKTTGYPQTEGLLGDCMMRYGHDLGDQSSFGGALVDIGEAMRQMADVKDSLDISVKXNFIDPLQNLQDKDLKEITHHLKKLEGRRLDFDYKKKRQGKVPDEEIRQAVEKFEESKELAERSMFNFLENDVEQVSQLSALVEAALDYHRQSLEILEDLNTQLQNRISSASSRPKREFKPKSIMSSIETIDNTQHNGSYSSSLKSSDIQINHTVNGNGKTDPFTTIPLSWPESPTFNSHQSEVLDQPCARSLYDFEPENDGELGFKEGDIIILTNQIDDNWYEGMINGDSGFFPINYVEVIVPLPQ from the exons AAAATCGATGTCACCAACAAATCAGTGTTGGACCTCTTGACCAAAACAACAGAATACCTACAACCTAACCCAG CTTCCAGAGCCAAGTTGGGGATGTTAAACACAGTGTCGAAGATGAGAGGACAGGTGAAGACCACAGGATACCCACAGACCGAGGGCCTACTGGGGGACTGTATGATGCGCTATGGACATGATCTGGGAGACCAGTCCTCCTTCG GCGGTGCGTTGGTGGACATCGGTGAGGCCATGAGGCAGATGGCCGACGTGAAAGACTCTCTGGACATCAGTGTCAAATAAAACTTTATTGACCCACTCCAGAACTTACAGGACAAAGACCTCAAGGAGATCACG CATCACCTGAAGAAGCTGGAGGGGAGGCGGTTGGACTTTGACTATAAGAAGAAGCGTCAGGGGAAGGTGCCTGACGAGGAGATCCGTCAGGCAGTTGAGAAGTTTGAGGAGAGCAAAGAGCTGGCCGAGAGGAGCATGTTCAACTTCCTGGAGAACGAT GTGGAGCAGGTGAGTCAGCTGTCAGCGTTGGTTGAAGCTGCGTTAGACTACCACCGTCAGTCTTTGGAGATCCTAGAAGACCTCAACACCCAACTACAAAACAG GATATCCTCAGCCAGCAGTCGACCGAAGAGAGAATTTAAACCAAAGTCCATCATGAGCAGCATTGAGACCATAGACAACACTCAACACAATGGATCATATAGCTCCTCACTCAAGTCctcag ACATCCAGATCAACCACACAGTAAATGGAAATGGGAAAA CTGATCCCTTCACCACCATTCCTCTGTCCTGGCCAGAGAGTCCCACTTTCAACAGCCACc aatcGGAGGTGCTGGACCAGCCGTGTGCCAGGTCCCTGTATGACTTTGAGCCAGAGAACGATGGTGAGCTGGGCTTTAAGGAGGGTGACATCATCATCCTCACCAACCAGATAGATGACAACTGGTACGAAGGCATGATAAACGGAGACTCTGGCTTTTTCCCAATCAACTATGTGGAGGTTATCGTACCCCTGCCCCAGTGA
- the LOC139384935 gene encoding gap junction delta-2 protein-like: MTEWTLLKRLLDAVHQHSTMIGRLWLTVMVIFRLLIIAVATEDVYADEQEMFMCNTLQPGCATVCYDAFAPISQPRFWVFHIISVSTPSLCFIIYTWHNLSKLPQGHSGQGQGVNPRDLSRDGGKDGDREAFNRSCDSDSCSIRSHRHLGHSLANVLEGITAQSQSLLKGAATTTATTATSLTQARARVYRNSHYDAPGGPGGGGGTGGVLSKYYVFHVCFRALLEVGFVMAQWFLFGFRVPVHFLCKASPCTQPVDCYVSRPTEKTIFLLFMFCVGLFCILLNLLELHHLAWKKIRHSVRLREGGSWGNYGVKKGGQETFETFSPDSPSLMSSLGLRGVASTTLLPNLDLVVDHRPDWTCAGNCSPFNKEPDADIETELQLPNNQDLQRGETQLLKSKGKGWKSKLRSTEVWI; the protein is encoded by the coding sequence ATGACGGAGTGGACGCTCCTCAAACGTCTCCTGGACGCCGTCCACCAGCACTCCACCATGATTGGACGCCTCTGGCTCACCGTCATGGTGATATTTCGCCTCCTCATCATTGCCGTGGCGACTGAGGACGTGTACGCCGATGAGCAGGAGATGTTTATGTGCAACACCCTGCAGCCGGGCTGCGCCACAGTCTGCTATGATGCCTTCGCGCCCATCTCACAGCCGCGCTTCTGGGTCTTCCACATCATCAGCGTCTCGACTCCGTCTCTCTGTTTTATCATATATACATGGCATAATCTGTCGAAGCTGCCGCAGGGACACAGCGGGCAGGGCCAGGGGGTTAACCCAAGGGACTTGTCTCGAGACGGGGGGAAGGATGGAGATCGAGAGGCATTCAACCGGAGCTGTGACTCGGATAGCTGCTCCATCCGTTCACACCGGCACTTAGGTCACAGCTTGGCCAATGTCTTGGAGGGAATCACTGCCCAGAGTCAGAGCCTCCTAAAGGGAGCTgccaccactacagccaccaccGCCACGTCTCTAACCCAGGCCAGGGCTCGCGTCTACAGAAATAGCCACTACGATGCACCGGGGGGtcctggaggtggaggaggaactgGAGGCGTCCTCTCCAAGTACTATGTGTTCCATGTGTGTTTCCGGGCGCTGCTGGAGGTGGGCTTTGTCATGGCCCAGTGGTTCCTCTTCGGCTTCCGAGTGCCCGTCCACTTTTTGTGCAAGGCCTCACCCTGCACGCAGCCCGTGGACTGCTACGTGTCACGGCCCACAGAGAAaaccatcttcctcctcttcatgtTCTGCGTGGGGCTCTTCTGCATCCTCCTCAACCTTCTGGAGCTTCATCATCTAGCATGGAAGAAGATCAGACACTCAGTGAGGCTCAGGGAGGGAGGATCATGGGGGAATTATGGGGTAAAGAAAGGGGGGCAGGAAACCTTTGAGACTTTCTCTCCCGACAGCCCCTCGCTGATGTCGTCTCTGGGCCTTAGGGGTGTCGCCAGTACGACGTTGCTACCAAACTTGGATCTGGTAGTCGACCACCGGCCTGACTGGACCTGTGCTGGGAACTGTTCCCCATTTAATAAGGAGCCTGATGctgatatagagacagagctGCAGCTTCCCAACAACCAGGAtctccagagaggagagacacagctTCTGAAGAGCAAAGGGAAGGGCTGGAAATCCAAGCTGCGCAGTACGGAGGTCTGGATATGA
- the LOC139384780 gene encoding E3 ubiquitin-protein ligase MARCHF3 isoform X1 → MAPSVAAMAPEQLLGPQVCSPVGEMKVLPEEERGEESDPCPQEVMDCYGHSPSMTHSPSTDSLSSEEPFCRICHEGGGVGELLSPCECSGTLAMVHRGCLEHWLTASNSSRCELCHHQYALERLPKPLTEWLGSPAMQHQRRTLCGDVICFLFITPLASLSGWLCVQGAMDLYFSNSMEAVGLMVLTLALFTIYCFWTVVSLRYHIHLFRTWKRTDQRVRLQIPRPARTMHTHHTLNLSFLSKDTRKETVV, encoded by the exons ATGGCCCCCTCTGTAGCAGCCATGGCCCCAGAGCAGCTCCTGGGCCCGCAGGTATGCAGTCCTGTAGGGGAAATGAAGGTCTTGCCTGAGGAGGAACGAGGGGAGGAGTCTGACCCCTGTCCTCAGGAAGTGATGGACTGCTATGGCCACTCCCCCTCAATGACTCACAGCCCCAGCACCGACAG TCTTAGCAGTGAGGAGCCCTTCTGTCGTATCTGCCACGAGGGAGGGGGTGTCGGGGAGCTGCTCTCCCCCTGTGAGTGTTCAGGGACGCTGGCCATGGTCCACCGAGGCTGCCTGGAACACTGGCTCACTGCCTCCAACAGCAGCCGCTGTGAACTCTGCCACCACCAGTACGCCCTGGAGAGACTGCCCAAGCCACTCACtgag tGGCTGGGCTCACCAGCCATGCAGCACCAGAGACGGACGCTCTGCGGTGACGTCATCTGCTTCCTGTTCATCACGCCGCTGGCTAGCCTATCAGGATGGCTGTGTGTGCAGGGTGCCATGGACCTGTATTTCAGTAACAGTATGGAGGCTGTTGGACTCATGGTGCTCACCCTGGCTCTCTTCACCATCTACTGCTTCTGGACTGTG GTGTCGCTGCGCTATCACATCCACCTGTTCAGGACGTGGAAACGGACAGACCAGAGAGTTAGGCTACAGATCCCCCGACCAGCACgaaccatgcacacacaccacacactgaacCTCAGCTTCCTTAGCAAGGACACCAGAAAGGAGACTGTGGTATAG
- the LOC139384780 gene encoding E3 ubiquitin-protein ligase MARCHF3 isoform X2 translates to MAPSVAAMAPEQLLGPQVCSPVGEMKVLPEEERGEESDPCPQEVMDCYGHSPSMTHSPSTDSLSSEEPFCRICHEGGGVGELLSPCECSGTLAMVHRGCLEHWLTASNSSRCELCHHQYALERLPKPLTEWLGSPAMQHQRRTLCGDVICFLFITPLASLSGWLCVQGAMDLYFSNSMEAVGLMVLTLALFTIYCFWTVFGA, encoded by the exons ATGGCCCCCTCTGTAGCAGCCATGGCCCCAGAGCAGCTCCTGGGCCCGCAGGTATGCAGTCCTGTAGGGGAAATGAAGGTCTTGCCTGAGGAGGAACGAGGGGAGGAGTCTGACCCCTGTCCTCAGGAAGTGATGGACTGCTATGGCCACTCCCCCTCAATGACTCACAGCCCCAGCACCGACAG TCTTAGCAGTGAGGAGCCCTTCTGTCGTATCTGCCACGAGGGAGGGGGTGTCGGGGAGCTGCTCTCCCCCTGTGAGTGTTCAGGGACGCTGGCCATGGTCCACCGAGGCTGCCTGGAACACTGGCTCACTGCCTCCAACAGCAGCCGCTGTGAACTCTGCCACCACCAGTACGCCCTGGAGAGACTGCCCAAGCCACTCACtgag tGGCTGGGCTCACCAGCCATGCAGCACCAGAGACGGACGCTCTGCGGTGACGTCATCTGCTTCCTGTTCATCACGCCGCTGGCTAGCCTATCAGGATGGCTGTGTGTGCAGGGTGCCATGGACCTGTATTTCAGTAACAGTATGGAGGCTGTTGGACTCATGGTGCTCACCCTGGCTCTCTTCACCATCTACTGCTTCTGGACTGTG TTTGGTGCCTAA